The following are encoded in a window of Flavobacterium sp. WC2421 genomic DNA:
- the argS gene encoding arginine--tRNA ligase — MTLSQILTPSIEKAILALFDITIDKVEFQTTRKEFEGDITMVIFPLLKVVKSNPVELGNKIGNYLVENVSDVSRFNVVSGFLNIVISDEYYLNFFNEIKDNEKFGFVTPNPDEKAVMVEYSSPNTNKPLHLGHVRNNLLGYSVAEIIKASGKKVYKTQIINDRGIHICKSMLAWQKFGNGETPESTGQKGDKLVGNYYVAFDKAYKVEIAQLMSEGKTEDEAKKQSPIILEAQEMLLKWEAGDEAVISLWKKMNQWVYDGFAITYKNLGVDFDCFYYESNTYLLGKDVVQIGLEKGVFEKDPDGSVWIDLTDEGLDRKIVLRSDGTAVYMTQDIGTAIQRVKDYPDVGGMVYTVGNEQDYHFKVLFLILKKLGFDWSKNLFHLSYGMVDLPSGKMKSREGTVVDADDLMNEMTTTAQKIAEDLGKLDSYSPEEKTNLYNTIGLGALKYYILKVDPKKRILFNPEESVDFAGNTGPFIQYTYARIQSIIRKANFDFSNKSEAVSLHEKEKELLKQLELFPEVIQNAAHNHSPALLANYTYDLVREYNSFYQAVPILGEEELSKKTFRVQLSKKVADTIAASFRLLGINVPERM, encoded by the coding sequence ATGACATTATCACAAATTCTTACGCCTTCTATAGAAAAAGCAATTCTCGCTTTATTTGACATTACAATTGACAAAGTTGAATTTCAAACTACTCGGAAGGAATTTGAAGGAGATATTACCATGGTTATTTTTCCATTATTAAAAGTGGTAAAAAGCAATCCTGTAGAATTAGGAAATAAAATTGGTAACTATTTAGTTGAAAACGTAAGTGATGTAAGTCGTTTTAATGTAGTCTCAGGATTTTTAAATATTGTTATTTCGGATGAATATTACCTGAATTTCTTTAATGAAATTAAAGACAATGAAAAATTTGGTTTCGTCACTCCAAATCCAGATGAAAAAGCGGTAATGGTAGAATATTCTTCTCCAAACACTAATAAGCCTTTGCATTTAGGTCATGTTCGTAATAATTTATTAGGATATTCTGTTGCTGAAATTATTAAAGCCTCAGGTAAAAAAGTTTATAAAACTCAAATTATCAACGATAGAGGAATTCATATTTGTAAATCGATGCTGGCTTGGCAGAAATTTGGAAATGGAGAAACTCCTGAATCTACAGGCCAAAAAGGAGATAAACTAGTTGGTAATTATTATGTAGCTTTTGATAAAGCATACAAAGTAGAAATAGCTCAATTAATGAGCGAGGGAAAAACAGAAGACGAAGCCAAGAAGCAGTCGCCAATTATTCTAGAAGCACAAGAAATGCTTTTAAAATGGGAAGCGGGTGACGAAGCAGTGATTTCACTTTGGAAAAAAATGAATCAATGGGTTTATGATGGTTTTGCTATTACTTATAAAAATCTAGGAGTCGATTTTGATTGTTTTTATTATGAAAGCAATACCTATTTATTAGGGAAAGATGTCGTACAAATTGGATTAGAGAAAGGCGTATTCGAAAAAGATCCCGATGGTTCTGTTTGGATTGATTTGACTGATGAAGGTTTAGACCGTAAAATTGTTCTTCGTTCAGATGGAACAGCAGTATATATGACGCAAGATATTGGTACTGCGATTCAACGTGTAAAGGACTACCCAGATGTAGGTGGGATGGTCTATACTGTAGGGAATGAACAAGATTATCATTTCAAAGTGTTGTTTCTTATCTTGAAAAAACTAGGTTTTGACTGGTCAAAAAATCTTTTCCACTTGTCTTACGGAATGGTTGATTTGCCTTCTGGTAAAATGAAAAGCCGCGAAGGAACTGTAGTTGATGCTGATGATTTGATGAATGAAATGACCACTACAGCTCAAAAAATCGCCGAAGACCTTGGGAAATTAGACAGCTATTCACCTGAAGAAAAAACCAATTTATACAATACAATTGGTCTTGGTGCATTGAAATATTATATTTTAAAAGTAGATCCTAAAAAACGAATCCTTTTTAATCCTGAAGAATCAGTTGATTTTGCAGGTAATACAGGTCCGTTTATTCAATATACGTACGCTAGAATTCAATCAATAATTCGCAAAGCAAATTTTGATTTTTCTAATAAATCCGAAGCAGTTTCCCTTCACGAAAAAGAAAAGGAATTGTTGAAACAACTGGAATTGTTTCCAGAGGTAATTCAAAATGCGGCTCATAATCACAGTCCAGCTTTATTGGCAAATTATACTTATGATTTGGTGCGTGAATACAATTCATTCTATCAAGCAGTTCCTATTTTAGGTGAAGAAGAATTGAGTAAAAAAACATTCCGAGTACAATTGTCTAAAAAAGTAGCCGATACCATTGCTGCTTCTTTTAGATTGTTAGGAATTAATGTTCCTGAGAGAATGTAA